The Bacteroidia bacterium genomic interval AAAGAAAAATAGAAACGGATCTTGCTCATTTTGGAGAAGAGAGGAGTGAATATAGAGGGGCAGTTGTACCACCGATTTTCCAGAATTCGCTCTTTACTTTTCAGGATTGGGAGGGAATAGATGAAGCATTTGATGATCGGGTGAATACGCCGATTTATAGTCGAGGTATGAATCCTACCGTTGCTCTGGTGGAAAAGAAGATCGCTAGATTGGCAGGTGGAGGAAAGGCCAAGCTTTTTGCTTCAGGTATGGCAGCCATATCAGCAGGCGTTCTTCATTGTGTGAAAGCAGGGGATCATGTGATTGCCTTGAAGAATGTTTATGGCCCCGCCAATAACTTTATGAATGTCTACCTCCGGGAGAAAATGGGACTTGAGCTCAGTTTTGTAAGTGGTGAGAAAGTCTCGGATTTCGAAGAGGCGATTCAGGAAAATACGGCTCTTATCTATTTGGAGAGTCCTTCTTCAGCTGTATTCAGTTTGCAGGATATTGCAGCTGTAGTGGCTCTGGCGAAAAAACATGGAATCAAGACCTTGATCGATAATACCTGGGCCAGTCCCATCTATCAAAAGCCTTTGGCTATGGGGGTAGATATCGAGATGCATTCCTGCTCCAAATATCTGGGCGGGCATAGTGATATAGTTGCCGGTGTCTTGATAGCCAGTGAGGAGATTATAGATGAAATCCAGGTCAAAGAATATGAATTGCTGGGGGCGAAAATGGCTCCTTTCGAAGCCTGGCTGATTCTCCGAAGTTTACGTACCCTTCCCATGCGTATGGAAAAGCATCAAGCCAATGCCTTGGAAGTCGCTCAATTCCTCCAAAAGCACCCCAAGGTCAAAAAAGTGCGTTATCCGGGTCTTCCCGACTTTCCCCAATACGAACTGGCAAAAAAACAGATGAAAGGCTTTACCGGACTCATGGGCTTTCAACTGGATACAGAGGAGCTAGATGAAATCAAAGCCTTCTTCAATACACTGGAAGTCTTTCAAATTGGGGTAAGCTGGGGAGGACATGAAAGCCTTATCTATGCCCCTGCAATTTCCTATGTAAAAGAGCTAAGCGAAGAGCAATTTAAAGCCATGGGCATTTCCAAAGGTGATATGCGGATATCAGTAGGGCTGGAACATGTGGAGGATCTGATAGAAGATTTAGAGAGAGGCTTAGAAGCCTTTTAAGGTGTTCTGGTGTTCTAGTGCGCTTGTATTCTCGCTAATTCAATTAAAACACCAGAACACCAGAACACGTCTTCCCCCTAACTCTCGTTTATCCCATAAAGTCCCAGCTTTCCCATGACCTTAATAAGCAGTTTCATATACACCGCAGGTATCCTTGCCTGTCTGCTTATCCTCATCATACTCTTTCGGTCGAGGAAAAAGGGACGTTCTCATCTTATCCTTTTTAGCATATTCTTTTTCCTGTTTTTTGTGCCCCTCGCGGCCTATGCAGAATTGCATCAACTGACCTTTTTAAAAGGCCTGGCTTTTCTTTTTGCTGACTCTCTAGGTTTTGCTTTGGGGCCTTTGCTGTATCTCTATATCAGGAGTCTTTATAGTGAGGAGTTTGGGCTTCGTAAATTCTGGATACACTTGCTTCCACTTGTCTTTTATCTGATTTTTATTTCATTCCCTCGCTGGTTGGATATCTGGATGCCGGATATTTCCCCCAATTATGTGCAGCTAATTGATAAACTGGAACCTTTGCTTCAGCTTCAGGCTTTTTACCTGATTGCCTATTGTCTTGCTTCCTTAATCTTACTTAAGTCTTATCGGAAACTCTTGGAACAAAATTTCTCTCAATTGCATGAGAAGGAACTCCTATGGGTAAGGTATTTATTGATCGGTCTTATCCTTACCCTCATCATTAATCTTTTAGTTGCCCTCTATACCTATACCCAGAGGCCTATTAGCTTCAATCCCAATTTTTTTACTGATACCAGCCTGATTCTATTGATTTTCTATCTGGGCTATAAGGGCATCACTCAATCTCGGATCTTATTACCCGCTTATGTATTCGAAGTGAAAGAAGATCAGAAAGAAGTAAGTAGCGGTATCAACCCTCACCATTTATCCAATGCTTCTGAGGAGGAGATAGAAGACTTGAAATCAAGTCTGGAAAAAGCATTAAAAGAGGATAAGCTATTTCTGAAAGAAGACCTCAGTCTGGGAGAATTGGCAGGACACTTAGGAACGACAGATAAGAAACTCTCTGCTTTACTCAATCAGGTGCTGGAGCTCAATTTTTTCGAACTCATCAATGAGCATCGGGTAGAAGAGGTAAAACAGAAGATGCAAAGCCCTGAATATTCTCATTATACCTTGCTGGCCATTGCTTACGAAAGTGGCTTCAAGTCCAAAAGCAGTTTCAACCGCATCTTCAAAAAGAATACCGGTCGATCTCCATCAGCTTATAAAAAAGAAAGTACCAAACTATAGGTGCCAATGCTTCCATTGGAGCGTTTTCCCGCTTTTTGAAGCTCATTTTGCAGAAAAATCAAGCAAATGAGAAAAATTCAAAATTACCTGAGCTGTCTGTTGATCCTTTTGATGGTATCAGCCTGTGACGAACCTTCTATCAGTTCCCTGAGTGTAACAAGCTCCCTGGATGGCAATCTTCAAAGCCTTGCTTCCGGCGATACCTTCGAACTTACTATAGAAGCCAAAGACGACGATGGGATCGATTTTGTAAAAATCGAATCTTCCCTTCTTGATCTGGAGTTATTGTATGAAAACATTGGGCAAAAGGAATGGAAACTGACGAAAGAAATTGAAATCAAAGCCGGCACAGCTTCGGGAGAAGCGGAAATCAGGGTTAGGATGAAAGATGATGCCGGAGAGGAAAAAGTTTCTTCCAGCTTTTTAAGTATTCAGTAAGATCATGAAGGATGGCGGTATTTCCCGACTAGATGTAGGGAAGCCGCCCCTTTTCTCTAGTTCAACAAAAATGAAAAACCTAATAATCTTGCTCCTCTTGCTTAGCCAGTTCGGATATCTACGATCTCAGACTTTGGAAGAATTATCCGTGAAACAGTTGCAGGAGGATTTTCAGGTGTTTCGAGGGCAATTGGAAAAAGTACATCCCGGATTGTACACCTACAGCAGTAAAGAGAAGCTGTATGGGATTTTTGAGGAGATTAAAGCGAGACTCAATGAGCCTATGTCTCAGATAGATTTTTATAGAGCATTGCTTCCTATTCTTCGACCCATTGGAAATAATCACACAGAAATACAGGCACCAGATGCTTATAATGAACAATTGATAAATGACTTGCCTCGTTTCCCTTTTCGGCTGTATCATGATAAGGCTAAACTTTACGTTCTGGAAGATTTAAGTCGGGAACAGGAAATTGGAGTAGGAGCTGTTATAACTCGTATGAATGGGAGAGATATCCTGGAGATTTTCGAGGAGATGAAAGCCTTGTATAGAGTGGATGGCTTCAATGAGAGTAGTCCCAATTGGGCGCTTTCTGTAGTTTTTAGTCGAAAGTATGCGCAGTTTTTCGGTACTCCAACTAGCTATGATCTGGAATATGTGGATCAGAAAGGGAAAAAAAAGCGGACCACTATATCCGGTATCCCACAGATTGAGTTGCAGGAAGCTGCTCAAAATTTAAAGACGCCCAATCTATTTGGGCATGGAGAGAAATATCAATTCAAGTTTATAGAAGATGTGGCCTATTTGAAAATTGCTTCCTTTCAACCGGAAAAAGCCAGAACATATATCAGCTTTCTGAAGGACAGCTTTAAAAAAATCAAAGAAAAAGGCAGCCAAAAACTTATCCTCGACCTTCGCAACAATGGAGGAGGCTATCCGGAAGCGAGTTATAAATTGCTTGCCTATCTGATCAAGGAAAGCATTCGTCCTGCTATACTGGAATATGCAAAGGTCGACAAAATCGAAGATGCCCAGTACTATGAAAAGGATTTTTTCTTCAAGCACTTTCATAAGCAAAACCTGATTTGGCGGAATGGGAGGTATGAGGGGAAGGCGGCACCCAAAATACAGATAAAGCCTGAGGCGCTTGCGTTCGATGGTGAATTGATTGTCTTGATCAACGCTCGTAGTTCCTCTGCCACCGGCGAGCTGTTAGGCCAAATAAAAACCCATACAAATGCTAGCTTTATCGGTACAGAAGCTGGGGGAAATTGTGTAACGCAGGTCGCCAGTGATCTTCTGACCCTTGTACTTCCTCATTCTGGTATCAAAGTTACCCTCCCTGCCATCAAGTCCCTTATGCGCGTCAATTTTGAAAATACCGGACATGGCGTTCAGCCGGACATAGAAATTCTACCAAGCGTTCAGGATTTGTGGGAGGAAAGGGATGTGGTGTTGGAGAAAGCTCTGGAAAAGGGCTAATGGTGTTAAGGTGTTCTTGTATTCTCGTGTTCTGGAATTTTTTTAGAGACCATGTTGTTATATGTAAATCATATGGGGACTAATAAGAAAAACACCTATATGCTATGGCAAGTATTAAAAGATTTGAAGAATTGGAGTGCTGGAGATCCGCAAGAATGTTAACGAAGGAAATCTACTTGATTTCAAATAAAGGAAAGCTTAGCAAAGATTTCGAAATAAAAAATCAACTAAGATCCGCAGCTCTTTCTCTCATGAATAATATAGCGGAAGGCTTTGGTAGGTATAGCGATAAAGAATTCATTAGATTTTTAAATGTTGCTCAAAGCTCTGGTTTAGAAGTTCAGAGTATGCTGTATCTAGTGGAGGATTTGCATTACCTAAACCAGGATGAGCTAGAAAGTTTAAGGAAAGAGGTCGATAAAACCATATCGTTGACATTGGGGCTATTACGGTATATAAACAACAAGTAAATAATCCCCTCCAGAACACCAGAACACCAGAACACCAGAACACCTCCCTCTTTACCCTTCCATAAACCTATGAATCGCCGCAAAGTCTAATCTACCCAATCCCTGCTTTTTTGCCTGTGCATAAATCTCCTTAGCCACATTGGCCATCGGAAGGGGTTGATTCTCTTCATAGGCAGAGAGAGCTGCTAGTTGAAGATCTTTATGCATAAGTTCGAGGGGAAATTGAACCTCATAATCGTTCTTGCGGATCATCTCAGCTTTGAATTTGGTGAAGGGAGCGGATACCACCAGATTTGGGAGTGTATTTAGGAGGAAGTCTTTATCCAGACCCATCTTTTCGCCCAATAAAACGGTCTCTGAAAAAATAAGCATGGATTGAGCGAGCAGGGAATTGACCAGCATTTTGAAGGAAGCGCCTTTGCCTGATTCACCTATATGAATGACTTTCTTCCCCATTTGCAGGAGCATGGGTTCTATTTCCTTTATTTCAGCTTCTTCTCCTCCTGCGAAAAATACCAGTTCGGCATTTTCTGCATGTGGCTTTGTGCCAGCTACAGGAGCATCAATAAAGAGCATCCCGGCTTCCTCGGCAGCCTCTTTTGCTTTGGATGAAAAGGAAGGGTTTACGGTAGAGCAATCGATCCATCTTGCACCCCTCTTCATTTGGGATAATCCTCCGCTTTCACCAAGCATCACGGATTCTACTACCTCTGGATTGGAAAGCATGCTGATTACCGTATCAGCTTCTTGAACAGCTTCTGCGATGTTTTGCGCCCTCTTTGCTCCCAGGGCTTCCAATTCTTTGGCAGGTCCTTCCGAACGATTGTAAACGATGAGATCCTGTCCCTGCTTGAGCAGATTTTTTGCCATGCGGCTGCCCATGATTCCGAGTCCGATAAATGCGATCATGATAAAGAGGTGTTATAGTGTTAGAGTGTTGTAGTGTTAGAGGGATTTAGTGAGTTTGGGAGCTTAGGCCTTTACTCAAATACCCTAAAACACAAACACGCTTCAAAACTAGCTTTTGAATCTCTGTTGAAATGACGGCTTTCAATCAGAATGTCGGGAAATGATCAGAAACTGAAATTAGAGGCTGGAAAGTTTTCTGGGCGTATGGCCAAATTGTTTTTTGAAGCCCTTGATAAAATGAGAAGTACTTTCGTAGCCGACTTCCTGCGCGACTTCTGAAACGGACATATTACTTTTTTGAAGCAAGTCCGCTGCTTTGTCTAATCTCTGGCGAATGATCCACTTGCGGGGAGAAGTCCCAAATTTGAGCTTGAATTCTCGGCGGAAACTTGCAGGACTACGGCCAGTCAAATAAGCAAAGTCTTCTATACTCAGAGATTTGTCAAAATTTTCCTCCATGAAGCTATGCAAACCTCTTGATTTAGCTTGAAGCAATCCACGGAGTTTTTGCTCTGTTTTTCCGCTTTCATCATGGCTGATCAGTGCAGAGAATAGTTCCCAGGCTTTGATGTCAAAAAAGGTCGGAGAGGTATTTAGCAGGCTGCTGTGAACTTGTTCGACAGACTTCCAGAAATGATGAAGGTATTCAGGAGCTTGTAGTTTGAAAAAAGCGCTCTGTTCCGGACGTTGTCTACTATCGTGAAGTTTCAGGACTTCCCTGAGAATTTCGTCCGAAAAGAACAAAAGGCATACCTCAAAATGTCCATCCTCAGCTATCATATCTGTAATGGTGTACAAGCCCTTTTTGATAATTGCTATTTCCCCCTTTTGGACACCTAAGATTTCTCCTTCATAAGCCTCTATTCTTTGATGACCCTCAATCACAAAACTCAGAGCATGCATAGAAAGGAAACTCTGCTTTCCCTCCAGAGATGTATCCAAACTTTTCCGGAGCAAAACCAGTTGTTTACTCTGATGGAAAAGCTTAACAAAATCAAGCTTCAGTAATCTCTGAGGGGTAGTTCTCATAAATTTTTGCTAATTTGTAAAGAAATCTATCTGGGCATAATCCCAAAATCGACTACTACTAAATTTACCCATCTACATGGAAAATACCTTTGACTATGTGATCATCGGAGCAGGTTCCGCCGGCTCTGTACTAGCCAATCGTTTGTCTGCAAACCCTGCCAATCGCGTTTTGTTACTCGAAGCAGGCGGGAAAGATAGTAATCCTAATATCAAAATACCGGCAGGCTTCCCCAAATTATTTAAAAGTAAAGAAGACTGGACCTATCATACTGCCCCTCAGAAACATCTATCTGATCGGGAACTCTTTTTGCCCAGAGGAAAAGTATTGGGGGGATCTTCCAGTATCAATGCGATGATTTACATTCGGGGTAATAAGGCCGACTATGATGAGTGGTCTGCTATGGGAAATAAAGGATGGTCCTATGAGGAGGTTTTGCCCTATTTCAAAAAGTCTCAGCACAATGAGCACATCCAGAATGAATATCATGGTCAGGGTGGCCCCCTGAATGTTCAGAATAGAAATTACACCAATGAATTGTCCAAGGTTTTTGTAAAGGCTGGACAAGAATTGGGTTTTACACATAATTCAGACTTTAATGGAGAAAAGCAGGAAGGTTTTGGTTTTTATCAGGTAACCCATAAAAAGGGCAGTCGCTGGAGTGCTGCACATGCTTTCCTCAATCCTGCAAAAAGTAGAAGCAATCTCACAGTCGAAACCCATGCCCATGTTCATAAAATAATCATTGAAGATGGTGTGGCGACGGGCGTGAAGTTCTCTCAGAAAGGGAATGTACGTGAAGTGAAAGCGAATAAAGAAGTCATCCTGAGTGCAGGAGCTTACAACAGTCCGCAAATCCTGAATCTATCTGGAGTAGGGGATGGGGCTGATCTCCAAAAACACGGGATCGAAGTTCTGCATCATTTACCGGGAGTGGGCAAGAATCTCCAGGATCACCTGGTTTATTTCGCCATCTTCAATTCCAACTATAAAAAATCTCTCGATACGGCAGAGAATTTTCCGGCCATCCTGGGGCACCTCTTCAATTATCTGGTCAACAAACAGGGGCCCTTCAATAGCAATGTAGGAGAGTCCGGAGCCTTTTTGAAAAGTCCGGATGAATCTGTCATCGATACCCAGTATCACTTTGGGCCTGCCTATTTCCGCGAACATGGATTTATCAAAGCCCCTAAAGGAACGCAGGGATATTCGATTGGTGGAAAGGTTTTGAATCCCAAAAGCAAAGGTACAGTAAGTCTGGCCTCTGCCAATCCGGAAGCAGCTCCCATCATTGACCACAATTACCTTAGTGATAGTGATGATGTGAGAAAATCTATTTGGGGCTATAAAATGGCCCAAAAACTGGGTATGACAGATGCTTTCAAATCTTATCGGGTCGGAATGCATGAACCCTCAGAATTAATGGATGACGATAAGGCGATCGAAGACTTCATTCGCAGTTCAGTTGAGACCCTTTATCATCCGACCAGTACCTGTAAAATGGGACATGATGAGATGGCTGTGGTGGATGATGAATTGCGCGTGCATGGGATCAAGAGACTCCGTGTAGTGGATGCTTCCATCATGCCAAATGTTGTAAGAGGAAATACCAATGCTCCAACCTACATGATTGCTGAAAAAGCAGCAGATATGATTTTAGCAAGTGAAAAAGTAACTG includes:
- a CDS encoding aminotransferase class I/II-fold pyridoxal phosphate-dependent enzyme encodes the protein MAKKRKIETDLAHFGEERSEYRGAVVPPIFQNSLFTFQDWEGIDEAFDDRVNTPIYSRGMNPTVALVEKKIARLAGGGKAKLFASGMAAISAGVLHCVKAGDHVIALKNVYGPANNFMNVYLREKMGLELSFVSGEKVSDFEEAIQENTALIYLESPSSAVFSLQDIAAVVALAKKHGIKTLIDNTWASPIYQKPLAMGVDIEMHSCSKYLGGHSDIVAGVLIASEEIIDEIQVKEYELLGAKMAPFEAWLILRSLRTLPMRMEKHQANALEVAQFLQKHPKVKKVRYPGLPDFPQYELAKKQMKGFTGLMGFQLDTEELDEIKAFFNTLEVFQIGVSWGGHESLIYAPAISYVKELSEEQFKAMGISKGDMRISVGLEHVEDLIEDLERGLEAF
- a CDS encoding helix-turn-helix domain-containing protein, with the translated sequence MTLISSFIYTAGILACLLILIILFRSRKKGRSHLILFSIFFFLFFVPLAAYAELHQLTFLKGLAFLFADSLGFALGPLLYLYIRSLYSEEFGLRKFWIHLLPLVFYLIFISFPRWLDIWMPDISPNYVQLIDKLEPLLQLQAFYLIAYCLASLILLKSYRKLLEQNFSQLHEKELLWVRYLLIGLILTLIINLLVALYTYTQRPISFNPNFFTDTSLILLIFYLGYKGITQSRILLPAYVFEVKEDQKEVSSGINPHHLSNASEEEIEDLKSSLEKALKEDKLFLKEDLSLGELAGHLGTTDKKLSALLNQVLELNFFELINEHRVEEVKQKMQSPEYSHYTLLAIAYESGFKSKSSFNRIFKKNTGRSPSAYKKESTKL
- a CDS encoding S41 family peptidase codes for the protein MKNLIILLLLLSQFGYLRSQTLEELSVKQLQEDFQVFRGQLEKVHPGLYTYSSKEKLYGIFEEIKARLNEPMSQIDFYRALLPILRPIGNNHTEIQAPDAYNEQLINDLPRFPFRLYHDKAKLYVLEDLSREQEIGVGAVITRMNGRDILEIFEEMKALYRVDGFNESSPNWALSVVFSRKYAQFFGTPTSYDLEYVDQKGKKKRTTISGIPQIELQEAAQNLKTPNLFGHGEKYQFKFIEDVAYLKIASFQPEKARTYISFLKDSFKKIKEKGSQKLILDLRNNGGGYPEASYKLLAYLIKESIRPAILEYAKVDKIEDAQYYEKDFFFKHFHKQNLIWRNGRYEGKAAPKIQIKPEALAFDGELIVLINARSSSATGELLGQIKTHTNASFIGTEAGGNCVTQVASDLLTLVLPHSGIKVTLPAIKSLMRVNFENTGHGVQPDIEILPSVQDLWEERDVVLEKALEKG
- a CDS encoding four helix bundle protein, with amino-acid sequence MASIKRFEELECWRSARMLTKEIYLISNKGKLSKDFEIKNQLRSAALSLMNNIAEGFGRYSDKEFIRFLNVAQSSGLEVQSMLYLVEDLHYLNQDELESLRKEVDKTISLTLGLLRYINNK
- a CDS encoding NAD(P)-dependent oxidoreductase produces the protein MIAFIGLGIMGSRMAKNLLKQGQDLIVYNRSEGPAKELEALGAKRAQNIAEAVQEADTVISMLSNPEVVESVMLGESGGLSQMKRGARWIDCSTVNPSFSSKAKEAAEEAGMLFIDAPVAGTKPHAENAELVFFAGGEEAEIKEIEPMLLQMGKKVIHIGESGKGASFKMLVNSLLAQSMLIFSETVLLGEKMGLDKDFLLNTLPNLVVSAPFTKFKAEMIRKNDYEVQFPLELMHKDLQLAALSAYEENQPLPMANVAKEIYAQAKKQGLGRLDFAAIHRFMEG
- a CDS encoding AraC family transcriptional regulator: MRTTPQRLLKLDFVKLFHQSKQLVLLRKSLDTSLEGKQSFLSMHALSFVIEGHQRIEAYEGEILGVQKGEIAIIKKGLYTITDMIAEDGHFEVCLLFFSDEILREVLKLHDSRQRPEQSAFFKLQAPEYLHHFWKSVEQVHSSLLNTSPTFFDIKAWELFSALISHDESGKTEQKLRGLLQAKSRGLHSFMEENFDKSLSIEDFAYLTGRSPASFRREFKLKFGTSPRKWIIRQRLDKAADLLQKSNMSVSEVAQEVGYESTSHFIKGFKKQFGHTPRKLSSL
- a CDS encoding choline dehydrogenase; this translates as MENTFDYVIIGAGSAGSVLANRLSANPANRVLLLEAGGKDSNPNIKIPAGFPKLFKSKEDWTYHTAPQKHLSDRELFLPRGKVLGGSSSINAMIYIRGNKADYDEWSAMGNKGWSYEEVLPYFKKSQHNEHIQNEYHGQGGPLNVQNRNYTNELSKVFVKAGQELGFTHNSDFNGEKQEGFGFYQVTHKKGSRWSAAHAFLNPAKSRSNLTVETHAHVHKIIIEDGVATGVKFSQKGNVREVKANKEVILSAGAYNSPQILNLSGVGDGADLQKHGIEVLHHLPGVGKNLQDHLVYFAIFNSNYKKSLDTAENFPAILGHLFNYLVNKQGPFNSNVGESGAFLKSPDESVIDTQYHFGPAYFREHGFIKAPKGTQGYSIGGKVLNPKSKGTVSLASANPEAAPIIDHNYLSDSDDVRKSIWGYKMAQKLGMTDAFKSYRVGMHEPSELMDDDKAIEDFIRSSVETLYHPTSTCKMGHDEMAVVDDELRVHGIKRLRVVDASIMPNVVRGNTNAPTYMIAEKAADMILASEKVTASTEMSSAAN